One window of the Parasphingopyxis algicola genome contains the following:
- a CDS encoding TauD/TfdA dioxygenase family protein: MDITPSGQACGATVTGVDLSQPLTDEVVADIRAVWLKHHVLAFPDQNLTDDDLERFTLYFGPFGEDPFIAPIPGREHIIAVQRDAGETAPLFAENWHTDWSFQEHPPAGTCLYGITIPPEGGDTLFADQHAAFEAMPDDLRARLDGKMAIHSAKNAYAPEGMYGEKDAGRSMDIRPSEDAKATQLHPVIRDHPETGRTGIYGTVGYIAGIDGLAERDALPLLMELYAWQTQDRFVYRHKWQPGMLLMWDNRSVLHKATGGYEGDDRLLHRTTIGAYRQAG, from the coding sequence ATGGATATCACCCCTTCCGGCCAGGCCTGCGGCGCCACCGTCACGGGCGTCGATCTCTCGCAACCTCTGACAGATGAAGTCGTGGCGGATATCCGCGCCGTCTGGCTCAAGCATCATGTCCTCGCCTTTCCGGACCAGAATCTGACCGACGACGACCTGGAACGCTTCACGCTCTATTTCGGCCCGTTCGGCGAGGATCCGTTCATCGCGCCGATCCCGGGCCGCGAACATATCATCGCGGTGCAGCGCGATGCCGGCGAGACGGCCCCGCTCTTCGCCGAAAACTGGCATACCGACTGGAGCTTCCAGGAGCATCCCCCCGCCGGTACCTGCCTGTACGGCATCACCATTCCGCCCGAGGGCGGCGATACCCTGTTCGCCGACCAGCATGCAGCGTTCGAGGCGATGCCCGACGATCTGCGGGCGCGGCTCGACGGCAAGATGGCGATCCATTCGGCGAAAAACGCCTATGCGCCCGAAGGCATGTACGGCGAGAAGGACGCGGGCCGTTCGATGGATATCCGCCCCTCCGAGGATGCCAAGGCGACGCAGCTTCATCCGGTCATCCGCGACCATCCCGAAACCGGGCGTACGGGAATCTACGGCACGGTGGGCTATATCGCGGGTATCGACGGCTTGGCCGAGCGGGATGCCCTGCCCCTGCTGATGGAACTCTATGCGTGGCAGACGCAGGATCGCTTCGTCTATCGCCACAAATGGCAACCCGGCATGCTTCTCATGTGGGACAACCGCTCCGTGCTGCACAAGGCCACCGGCGGCTATGAGGGCGATGACCGGTTACTCCACAGGACGACGATAGGCGCATATCGCCAAGCCGGATAA
- a CDS encoding lysoplasmalogenase family protein codes for MTEESSSKAGDLAPAVLVIALLAGLSYYLATRFMEPSALLIAWKGAGVGLLAVWAAMQARSLDGWLLALVMALGATGDVLLDAVGTVQGGMAFMAGHLIAITLFFRNRRSETTLSQKLLAVLLVPVVIWLSWTFPADRGMASGVALYATPLAFMAALAWISRFSRYLTGIGALLFVVSDLLIFARMGPLASSLVPGLLIWPLYFTGQAMIAIGVVKTLAGRDPA; via the coding sequence ATGACCGAAGAATCATCCTCAAAAGCGGGCGATCTCGCGCCGGCGGTCCTGGTCATCGCGCTGCTTGCGGGACTCAGCTATTATCTGGCGACGCGGTTCATGGAGCCGTCGGCGCTGCTCATCGCGTGGAAGGGAGCGGGCGTCGGCCTGCTTGCGGTCTGGGCGGCGATGCAGGCGCGCAGTCTCGATGGCTGGCTGCTGGCGCTGGTGATGGCGCTCGGCGCGACCGGCGATGTGCTGCTCGATGCGGTCGGCACAGTGCAGGGCGGCATGGCCTTCATGGCCGGCCATCTGATCGCGATCACGCTCTTTTTCCGCAATCGCCGCTCCGAAACCACGCTCAGCCAGAAATTACTGGCCGTCTTGCTTGTTCCCGTCGTGATCTGGCTCTCCTGGACGTTTCCGGCGGATCGGGGAATGGCAAGCGGCGTCGCGCTCTACGCAACGCCGCTCGCCTTCATGGCGGCGCTGGCGTGGATCAGCCGCTTCTCGCGCTATCTGACGGGTATCGGCGCGCTGCTGTTCGTGGTGTCCGACCTGCTGATCTTCGCCCGGATGGGGCCGCTGGCGAGTTCGCTTGTTCCCGGCCTGCTGATCTGGCCGCTCTATTTCACCGGCCAGGCGATGATCGCGATCGGCGTCGTGAAGACACTGGCCGGGCGGGACCCGGCCTAG
- the trmFO gene encoding methylenetetrahydrofolate--tRNA-(uracil(54)-C(5))-methyltransferase (FADH(2)-oxidizing) TrmFO has product MNDHQIHIIGGGLAGSEAAWQLAEQGVKVRLSEMRGASADNGGDMTPAHQTDGLAELVCSNSFRSDDAERNAVGLLHQEMRDLGSIVMHCGDAHKVPAGSALAVDRDGFSDAVTQALAEHPNIEIVRERIDTLPDSGPTIVATGPLTALSLAESIGAATGADALAFFDAIAPIVHKDSIDMDICWMASRWDKGDGDDYINCPMDKEQYLAFHRGLLDGDKTEFKDWEKDTPYFEGCMPIEVMAERGVDTLRYGPMKPVGLDNPHSATPEFPNGRWPYAVVQLRQDNALGTLWNMVGFQTKLKHGAQVELFRTIPGLEKAEFARLGGLHRNTFINSPKLLDSEMRLKSAPHIRFAGQITGCEGYVESSAVGLMVGRYSAAELRGETLAPPPPETALGALLGHISGGADARDYQPMNVNFGLFPPFAERVHKKQRKEAMTFRARTAMADWLGQIDRKAAA; this is encoded by the coding sequence ATGAACGACCATCAGATCCATATCATCGGCGGCGGACTCGCCGGTTCGGAAGCCGCCTGGCAGCTCGCCGAACAGGGCGTGAAAGTGCGGCTTTCCGAGATGCGCGGCGCCTCTGCTGACAATGGGGGCGACATGACGCCCGCGCACCAGACCGATGGGCTGGCGGAACTGGTCTGCTCGAACAGTTTCCGGTCCGACGATGCCGAGCGCAATGCGGTCGGCCTGCTGCATCAGGAGATGCGCGATCTGGGCTCGATCGTCATGCATTGCGGCGATGCGCACAAGGTGCCGGCCGGTTCTGCGCTGGCCGTCGATCGCGACGGCTTTTCGGATGCCGTAACGCAGGCACTGGCCGAGCATCCCAATATCGAGATCGTCCGCGAACGGATCGACACGCTGCCGGACAGCGGCCCCACGATCGTCGCGACCGGCCCGCTGACCGCGCTCTCGCTGGCCGAAAGCATCGGCGCGGCGACGGGCGCGGACGCCCTCGCCTTTTTCGACGCCATCGCCCCGATCGTCCACAAGGACAGTATCGATATGGACATCTGCTGGATGGCCTCGCGCTGGGACAAGGGGGACGGCGACGATTACATCAACTGCCCGATGGACAAGGAGCAATATCTCGCCTTCCATCGGGGTTTGCTCGACGGCGACAAGACCGAATTCAAGGATTGGGAAAAGGACACGCCCTATTTCGAAGGCTGCATGCCGATCGAGGTGATGGCCGAGCGCGGCGTCGATACGCTGCGCTATGGCCCGATGAAGCCGGTCGGGCTCGACAATCCGCATAGCGCCACGCCCGAATTCCCCAATGGCCGCTGGCCCTATGCGGTCGTCCAGCTGCGCCAGGACAACGCGCTCGGCACGCTTTGGAACATGGTCGGCTTTCAGACGAAGCTCAAGCATGGCGCGCAGGTGGAGCTGTTCCGGACGATCCCGGGGCTCGAAAAGGCCGAGTTCGCGCGATTGGGCGGGCTGCACCGCAATACCTTCATCAACTCGCCGAAACTGCTCGACAGCGAGATGCGCCTCAAAAGCGCGCCGCATATCCGGTTCGCGGGGCAGATCACCGGGTGCGAAGGCTATGTCGAAAGTTCGGCGGTCGGGCTGATGGTCGGACGCTATTCGGCGGCCGAGTTGCGCGGCGAAACGCTCGCCCCTCCCCCGCCCGAAACCGCATTGGGAGCGCTGCTCGGGCATATCAGCGGCGGCGCCGACGCGCGCGACTATCAGCCGATGAACGTCAATTTCGGGCTGTTCCCGCCCTTTGCCGAGCGGGTCCACAAGAAACAGCGCAAGGAAGCGATGACGTTCCGCGCGCGGACCGCAATGGCCGACTGGCTGGGCCAGATCGACCGAAAGGCCGCCGCCTAA
- a CDS encoding M20/M25/M40 family metallo-hydrolase, with translation MPALAFHQVDALEVQPYVAELSVLRGDPRMEAAFAHIADNYEARLQDLVTLTEIPAPPFAEEARGAAFADMMRATGFGDMTIDEVGNVVARRAGVAGAGSVMMVAHLDTVFPAETDVTVRIEGNRYTAPGIGDNTRGAIMMLELAAAIAAADIRTEKDIILVGNVGEEGLGDLRGVRHLFRDGAERPDSFIAIDGGDEARLVISAVGSNRYRVTFNGPGGHSWGDFGDGNPHHAAARAITRFVNAARPITQEGPRSSYNIGRTGGGTSVNSIPFESWFEVDMRSGNPEKLAALDAVFQQAMNEGLEAENAVRGDGDLLTVEIESIGQRPAGEGDPASPLVQRAQALLQAEDVEPQLVASSTDSNIPISLGIPAITISRCGTSARAHSLDEYWIDDGVVPACTMRGLTLLIAEAGLAAD, from the coding sequence ATGCCCGCTCTGGCGTTTCACCAGGTCGATGCGCTGGAAGTACAGCCTTATGTGGCCGAACTCTCCGTCTTGCGCGGCGATCCACGGATGGAGGCCGCCTTCGCCCATATTGCCGACAATTACGAAGCGCGGCTGCAGGATCTCGTCACGCTGACCGAGATCCCGGCGCCGCCCTTCGCCGAGGAAGCGCGCGGCGCAGCCTTTGCCGATATGATGCGCGCGACCGGTTTCGGCGATATGACGATCGACGAGGTCGGCAATGTCGTCGCCCGGCGGGCCGGCGTCGCCGGCGCGGGAAGCGTGATGATGGTCGCGCATCTCGATACCGTGTTTCCGGCCGAAACCGATGTGACGGTGCGGATCGAGGGCAATCGCTATACGGCGCCCGGCATTGGCGACAATACGCGCGGGGCGATCATGATGCTCGAACTGGCGGCGGCGATCGCGGCCGCGGACATCAGAACCGAAAAGGACATCATCCTGGTCGGCAATGTCGGCGAGGAGGGGCTCGGCGATCTGCGCGGTGTCCGTCATCTCTTCCGCGACGGCGCAGAGCGCCCGGACAGCTTCATCGCGATCGATGGCGGGGACGAGGCGCGGCTCGTTATCAGTGCCGTCGGATCGAACCGCTACCGCGTCACCTTCAACGGCCCGGGCGGTCATAGCTGGGGCGATTTCGGCGACGGCAATCCGCATCATGCCGCCGCCCGCGCGATCACGCGCTTCGTCAACGCGGCGCGGCCCATCACGCAGGAAGGCCCGCGTTCGAGTTACAATATCGGCCGGACCGGGGGCGGGACCTCGGTCAATTCGATCCCGTTCGAAAGCTGGTTCGAGGTCGATATGCGATCCGGCAATCCCGAAAAGCTCGCTGCCCTCGACGCGGTTTTCCAGCAGGCGATGAACGAGGGGCTGGAAGCTGAGAATGCGGTGCGCGGGGACGGGGATCTTCTCACCGTCGAGATCGAATCGATCGGTCAGCGGCCCGCGGGCGAGGGCGATCCTGCATCTCCGCTCGTCCAGCGTGCCCAGGCCCTGCTACAGGCCGAAGATGTCGAGCCGCAATTGGTCGCGTCCTCGACGGACTCCAACATCCCGATCTCGCTCGGCATCCCGGCGATCACGATCAGCCGCTGCGGCACGAGCGCGCGGGCGCACTCGCTCGACGAATACTGGATCGACGATGGCGTAGTCCCAGCGTGCACGATGCGCGGGCTGACCCTGCTGATAGCCGAAGCGGGGCTGGCTGCGGATTAG
- a CDS encoding EF-hand domain-containing protein, producing MGRYFAGAVSAMLLIGAGLFVWESIAQQDEPPPPVAPPPEIELPDPMTAAEPQGTGPPPPEATELTREQRRFGRYDRDRDGTITRTEMMSSRTNAFRQLDTNGDNYLTFEEWAVRTSERFASADADGSGALTPQEFATTRQRRSGASRSRCNC from the coding sequence ATGGGACGCTATTTCGCGGGAGCGGTATCGGCGATGCTGCTGATCGGCGCGGGATTGTTCGTCTGGGAAAGCATTGCCCAGCAGGATGAACCGCCGCCGCCCGTCGCGCCACCGCCCGAGATCGAACTGCCCGATCCGATGACCGCCGCCGAACCCCAGGGAACCGGACCGCCGCCACCCGAAGCCACCGAATTGACGCGCGAGCAAAGGCGATTCGGCCGCTATGACAGGGACCGGGACGGCACGATCACCCGGACCGAGATGATGAGCAGCCGGACGAACGCCTTCCGCCAGCTCGATACGAATGGCGACAACTATCTGACCTTCGAGGAATGGGCAGTGCGGACCAGCGAGCGATTCGCGAGCGCGGACGCGGACGGATCGGGCGCGCTGACGCCGCAGGAGTTTGCGACAACGCGGCAGCGACGGTCGGGCGCCAGCCGCTCCCGCTGCAATTGTTAA
- a CDS encoding pilus assembly protein, which translates to MGKWLKKIASRRVAKPNSFLARLRRDSRGNTLAMAGAALVPIAGMIGSGLDMSRAYMAQAKMQNACDAAALGARREMSGTVFDADARTEGERFFDFNFPSTTMNAQNVTRTISQSTTDSSTVEVRASADIPTSVMALFGKDFIPISVECDANQDYGNNDIMVVLDVTGSMNSSPSTGGSSKISRLRTGAIGLYRALAGATNTRTRYGFIPYSQSVNIGRDLDLNWVRDPAEYLQNICVWDADDEEWDCTGNGYELVEVDHSSSWLDDWRGNGSYTTNVGSGCIEERATIGQSGSPISISTNVSRDDLDLVSTSNPDRKWAPYDASATHGESNSRCPRPARRLAEYASESAYQSAIDATTGYVSGNTYHDIGLIWASRYISSTGMFASDNPETFNGVPVAKHIVFLTDGEMCPSQGIYSTYGVHDQEPRISGTAAPISGCGNNALRGLHSARFLSACSQAKSMGMTVWVIAFDVTDTTDIAPCATSSGHFYTSDGTDLESVFEQIGAGIGRLRLTQ; encoded by the coding sequence ATGGGTAAGTGGCTGAAAAAGATAGCTTCGCGCCGAGTCGCGAAACCGAATTCCTTTCTCGCACGTCTGCGGCGCGACAGCCGCGGCAACACGCTTGCCATGGCGGGCGCGGCGCTGGTGCCGATCGCCGGCATGATCGGCTCCGGTCTCGATATGAGCCGCGCCTATATGGCGCAGGCGAAGATGCAGAATGCCTGCGACGCCGCTGCGCTCGGCGCGCGCCGCGAGATGTCCGGCACCGTTTTCGATGCGGACGCCCGCACCGAGGGCGAGCGCTTCTTCGATTTCAACTTTCCGTCGACGACGATGAACGCGCAGAATGTAACCCGCACGATCTCGCAAAGCACAACCGACAGTTCGACTGTCGAGGTAAGGGCAAGCGCCGATATCCCGACATCGGTGATGGCTCTGTTCGGCAAGGATTTCATTCCGATTTCGGTCGAATGCGACGCAAACCAGGACTACGGCAACAACGACATCATGGTCGTGCTCGACGTGACCGGATCGATGAACAGTTCTCCGAGCACGGGCGGTTCTTCAAAGATCAGCCGGCTGCGTACCGGTGCGATCGGCCTATATCGCGCGCTGGCCGGGGCAACGAACACCCGCACGCGCTATGGCTTCATTCCCTATTCCCAGTCGGTAAATATCGGCCGCGATCTCGATTTGAACTGGGTTCGCGATCCCGCCGAATATCTGCAGAACATTTGCGTGTGGGATGCAGACGACGAGGAGTGGGATTGCACCGGCAACGGATACGAACTGGTGGAAGTCGATCACAGCAGTTCCTGGCTGGACGACTGGCGTGGCAACGGCAGCTATACCACCAATGTCGGCAGCGGTTGTATCGAAGAACGCGCCACGATCGGCCAAAGCGGCAGCCCGATAAGTATTTCGACAAACGTCAGCCGCGACGATCTCGATCTGGTGTCGACGTCGAATCCCGATCGGAAGTGGGCGCCCTATGACGCCAGCGCGACCCATGGCGAGAGCAATAGTCGCTGTCCCCGGCCGGCCCGTCGATTGGCCGAATATGCGAGCGAAAGCGCCTATCAGAGCGCGATCGATGCCACTACGGGCTATGTGAGCGGCAACACCTATCACGATATCGGGCTGATCTGGGCTTCCCGCTACATATCGTCCACTGGCATGTTTGCCTCGGATAACCCTGAAACCTTCAACGGTGTGCCAGTGGCCAAACATATCGTCTTCCTGACGGACGGGGAGATGTGCCCCAGCCAGGGCATCTATTCGACCTATGGCGTGCATGACCAGGAACCACGGATTTCCGGTACGGCAGCGCCAATTTCGGGCTGCGGTAATAATGCCTTGCGCGGTCTTCATTCGGCACGTTTCCTTTCGGCCTGCTCTCAGGCGAAGTCGATGGGCATGACGGTCTGGGTGATCGCCTTCGACGTGACCGACACCACCGATATCGCACCCTGCGCCACCAGCAGCGGCCATTTCTACACCAGCGACGGTACGGATCTGGAATCCGTCTTCGAGCAGATCGGCGCCGGTATCGGACGGTTGAGGCTGACCCAATGA
- a CDS encoding TadE/TadG family type IV pilus assembly protein: MRIFATISRKLRRDESGMAATEFGLLVVPLMIVLLGAFDLGYQSYVRAQLQGVLNDVARTATVETPDFTGYTGTTTEERIENAIKDRVNNIARNASYTINQTNFYEFSGVGNAEKLLTDVNGNGQYDSADGDCFEDINSNGAFDLSAGASGQGGADDIVYYDVTITMPRIVPVMTLIGVPANYTINARAAVRNQPFADQAIPPTVCGP, translated from the coding sequence ATGAGGATATTCGCAACCATATCCCGCAAGCTGCGCCGCGACGAAAGCGGCATGGCGGCCACGGAGTTCGGCCTCCTCGTCGTGCCCCTGATGATCGTCCTGCTCGGCGCGTTCGATCTCGGCTACCAGTCTTATGTTCGTGCCCAGCTTCAAGGCGTGCTCAACGATGTGGCCCGCACGGCGACCGTCGAAACGCCGGATTTCACTGGCTATACCGGCACGACGACGGAAGAGCGGATCGAGAATGCGATCAAGGACCGCGTCAACAACATCGCCCGTAATGCAAGCTACACCATTAATCAGACGAATTTCTACGAGTTTTCGGGCGTCGGGAACGCGGAGAAGCTGCTGACCGATGTTAACGGCAATGGCCAATACGATTCGGCGGACGGCGATTGCTTCGAAGATATCAACAGCAACGGCGCATTCGACCTCAGCGCCGGCGCCAGCGGCCAGGGTGGCGCGGACGATATCGTCTATTATGACGTTACGATCACCATGCCGCGCATCGTGCCGGTGATGACGCTGATCGGCGTTCCGGCGAACTATACGATCAACGCCCGGGCAGCGGTCCGCAACCAGCCTTTTGCCGACCAAGCCATTCCTCCAACGGTGTGCGGACCATGA
- a CDS encoding TadE/TadG family type IV pilus assembly protein: MTTRKFLDRFAKARKLKQNSEGVALIEFAFSLPILLALIFGGLETANYALAHLRVSQIAMTVADNAGRVDTTIDEANIQEVFAGAALVGNSIDFTQNGRVVLSSLQPNNQSGSDEGQMINWQRCMGQLTTATPAYGVEDDGRTDDSLELGMGPAGNKITSADGTAVMFVEVTYDYQPLLPTFGILGTRQIRYESAFTVRDRTNQDISNTQSLTVASC, from the coding sequence ATGACGACCAGAAAATTTCTCGACCGCTTTGCCAAGGCGCGCAAGCTGAAGCAGAACAGCGAGGGTGTCGCGCTCATCGAGTTCGCCTTCTCGCTGCCCATTCTGCTGGCGCTGATCTTCGGGGGGCTGGAAACGGCGAATTACGCGCTGGCGCACCTCCGGGTCAGCCAGATTGCGATGACGGTCGCCGACAATGCCGGCCGTGTGGACACGACGATCGATGAGGCCAACATTCAGGAAGTTTTCGCGGGGGCTGCGCTGGTCGGCAATTCCATCGACTTCACGCAAAACGGGCGCGTCGTCCTCTCCTCGTTGCAGCCCAACAATCAGTCGGGCTCTGACGAAGGCCAGATGATCAACTGGCAGCGCTGCATGGGACAGCTGACGACCGCGACGCCGGCCTATGGCGTCGAGGACGACGGCCGCACGGACGATTCGCTTGAACTGGGCATGGGGCCGGCGGGCAACAAAATCACATCGGCCGATGGTACCGCCGTGATGTTCGTCGAGGTGACGTACGATTATCAGCCGCTACTTCCGACCTTCGGCATCCTGGGCACCCGACAAATCCGCTATGAGAGTGCCTTCACGGTGCGCGATCGCACGAATCAGGACATCTCCAATACCCAAAGCCTGACTGTCGCCAGCTGCTGA
- a CDS encoding pilus assembly protein TadG-related protein, translating to MLRPPTADKLHSESGSTAFLARLGRDSRGNTLALTAAAMIPIAAMIGSGLDMSRAYMAQAKLQNACDAAALAARREMTGAIFDSDAQAEGERFFDFNFPSTTMNAQNIVRTIAQSTSDSSTVEVTASADIPASLMSLFGMAELPISVTCNADQDHGNADIMLVLDVTGSMKCNPGVSSCWWEQSNSKIGRLRDGAVGLYNALSGGGANTRIRYGFMPYSVTANVGRALDSGWIRDPADYQQDTGLCVEKYHWYYGYYDDCTGNEYVLAEVDHSSSWLSSWRGHGSYSSNTSDGCIEERATIGRSGSPISISTDVSRDDIDIVSTSDAARQWAPYDTSAQEAESSSACPRPARQLAEYASASSYESMVDTVTGYVDGSTYHDVGLIWGARFLSSTGMFASSNPETYNGIPVSKHIVFMTDGIISTSGSAYSAYGVDDEDDRVDSTLGLNAQHVARFQSACSQAKSMGMTIWVIALDVADTTDIEPCATSSGHFETSDGTDLEDVFERIGAGIGQLRLTQ from the coding sequence ATGCTTCGCCCACCGACTGCCGACAAACTTCATTCAGAATCCGGATCCACCGCTTTCCTGGCGCGACTGGGCCGGGACAGTCGCGGCAACACGCTGGCGCTGACGGCAGCAGCGATGATCCCGATCGCCGCCATGATCGGATCGGGGCTCGACATGAGCCGCGCCTATATGGCGCAGGCCAAGCTCCAGAACGCCTGCGACGCCGCGGCCCTGGCCGCCCGCCGCGAGATGACGGGCGCGATCTTCGACAGCGACGCCCAAGCCGAAGGCGAGCGCTTCTTCGATTTCAACTTTCCGTCGACGACGATGAATGCGCAAAATATCGTGCGAACCATCGCGCAAAGCACGAGCGACAGTTCGACGGTCGAAGTGACGGCCAGCGCCGACATACCTGCATCGCTGATGTCCCTGTTCGGCATGGCAGAGCTTCCGATCAGCGTGACCTGCAACGCCGACCAGGATCACGGCAATGCCGATATCATGCTCGTGCTCGACGTAACCGGGTCGATGAAATGCAATCCCGGTGTCTCGAGCTGTTGGTGGGAGCAGTCGAACTCCAAGATCGGCCGGCTGCGGGACGGCGCCGTCGGACTTTACAACGCGCTTTCAGGAGGAGGTGCGAATACCCGAATTCGGTACGGCTTCATGCCCTATTCGGTCACGGCGAATGTCGGGCGTGCGCTTGATTCCGGCTGGATCCGTGATCCCGCCGATTACCAACAGGATACTGGCCTGTGTGTGGAGAAATATCACTGGTATTACGGGTATTATGACGATTGCACCGGCAACGAATATGTCCTGGCCGAAGTTGACCATAGCAGCTCCTGGCTGAGTTCCTGGCGGGGCCATGGATCGTATTCGAGCAATACCAGCGACGGTTGCATCGAGGAGCGGGCGACGATCGGCCGCAGCGGATCGCCGATCAGCATTTCGACCGATGTGAGCCGGGACGATATCGATATCGTATCGACGAGCGATGCGGCGCGGCAATGGGCGCCGTATGACACCTCGGCCCAAGAGGCGGAGTCGTCGTCCGCCTGTCCGCGGCCGGCGCGGCAGCTCGCCGAATATGCGAGCGCCAGTTCCTATGAGAGCATGGTCGATACGGTAACCGGATATGTCGACGGTTCGACCTATCACGATGTCGGGCTGATCTGGGGCGCCCGTTTTCTCTCGTCGACCGGCATGTTCGCGTCATCCAACCCGGAAACCTATAACGGGATACCGGTCAGCAAGCATATCGTGTTCATGACCGACGGCATCATCTCGACCAGCGGGAGCGCCTACTCCGCTTATGGCGTCGACGACGAGGACGATCGCGTCGATTCGACGCTCGGACTGAATGCCCAGCATGTCGCCCGGTTCCAGTCCGCATGCAGCCAGGCGAAATCGATGGGAATGACGATCTGGGTAATCGCGCTCGACGTCGCCGACACGACCGATATCGAGCCCTGCGCGACGAGCAGCGGCCATTTCGAGACCAGCGACGGCACGGATCTGGAAGACGTCTTCGAGCGGATCGGCGCCGGGATCGGCCAGCTGCGGCTCACCCAGTAG
- a CDS encoding pyruvate dehydrogenase complex E1 component subunit beta, whose product MAIELKMPALSPTMEEGTLAKWLVKEGDEIVSGDIMAEIETDKATMEFEAVDEGVLAKILVPEGTDEVQVGAVIAILAEEGEDADAVEAPSDTGSVDAAPQPAEARSEPDETADEDIAPPARPEAGARASDPDIPDGTKMVTLTVREALRDAMAEEMRSDDRVFVMGEEVAEYQGAYKVTQGLLEEFGDRRVIDTPITEYGFAGVGTGAAMGGLRPIVEFMTFNFAMQAIDHIVNSAGKTNYMSGGQMRCPVVFRGPNGAASRVAAQHSQNYGPWYASVPGLVVIAPYSAADAKGLLKSAIRTIDPVVFLENELLYGQSFEVPDLDDYALPIGKARTVRSGNDVSIVSYSIGVGIALEAADKLAEEGIEADVIDLRTLRPLDETAVLESLSRTNRMVVVEEGWPTCSIASEIAAICMAKGFDDLDAPVTRVTNEDVPMPYAANLEKLALVDVDKVVAAAKAVSYR is encoded by the coding sequence ATGGCGATCGAGCTGAAGATGCCGGCCCTGTCGCCGACCATGGAAGAAGGCACGCTTGCCAAATGGCTGGTCAAGGAAGGCGACGAAATCGTTTCCGGCGACATCATGGCCGAGATCGAGACCGACAAGGCGACGATGGAGTTCGAGGCGGTCGACGAGGGCGTGCTGGCGAAGATCCTCGTGCCGGAGGGCACCGACGAGGTGCAGGTCGGTGCGGTGATCGCGATTCTGGCCGAGGAAGGCGAGGATGCGGACGCCGTCGAAGCGCCGTCCGACACGGGGAGCGTCGACGCAGCGCCTCAGCCCGCCGAGGCCAGGAGCGAACCCGATGAGACAGCGGACGAGGATATCGCGCCGCCCGCACGGCCGGAGGCCGGCGCGCGCGCGTCCGATCCCGATATTCCGGACGGCACGAAGATGGTCACGCTGACCGTGCGCGAGGCGCTGCGCGATGCGATGGCGGAGGAAATGCGATCCGACGACCGGGTGTTCGTGATGGGCGAGGAAGTCGCCGAATATCAGGGCGCTTACAAGGTGACGCAGGGGTTGCTCGAAGAGTTCGGCGACAGGCGTGTGATCGATACGCCGATCACCGAATATGGCTTTGCCGGCGTCGGGACGGGCGCGGCGATGGGCGGGTTGCGGCCGATCGTCGAATTCATGACGTTCAATTTCGCGATGCAGGCGATCGACCATATCGTCAATTCGGCCGGCAAGACCAACTATATGTCGGGCGGTCAGATGCGCTGCCCGGTCGTGTTTCGCGGTCCCAACGGCGCGGCATCGCGTGTCGCCGCGCAGCACAGCCAGAATTACGGCCCCTGGTATGCAAGCGTGCCCGGTCTCGTCGTCATCGCACCCTATTCGGCGGCCGACGCCAAGGGCCTGCTCAAATCCGCGATCCGGACGATCGATCCGGTCGTATTCCTCGAAAACGAGTTGCTCTACGGGCAGAGTTTCGAGGTGCCCGACCTCGACGACTATGCGCTGCCGATCGGCAAGGCGCGGACCGTCCGTTCGGGCAACGACGTATCGATCGTCAGCTATTCGATCGGTGTCGGCATCGCGCTGGAGGCGGCTGACAAGCTGGCCGAGGAGGGTATCGAGGCCGATGTGATCGATTTGAGAACGCTGCGCCCGCTCGACGAGACGGCGGTGCTCGAAAGCCTGTCGCGCACCAATCGCATGGTCGTCGTCGAGGAAGGCTGGCCGACCTGCTCGATCGCTTCCGAAATTGCGGCGATCTGCATGGCGAAGGGCTTCGACGATCTCGACGCACCGGTCACCCGGGTGACGAACGAAGATGTGCCGATGCCCTATGCGGCCAATCTCGAAAAGCTGGCGCTTGTCGATGTCGACAAGGTCGTCGCTGCCGCGAAGGCGGTGTCCTATCGCTAA